One genomic segment of Brassica napus cultivar Da-Ae chromosome A3, Da-Ae, whole genome shotgun sequence includes these proteins:
- the LOC106389003 gene encoding peroxisomal membrane protein 13-like, with translation MATSGGSPPKPWEQEGNNNNTSGPKPFRPPSNTSTADSVEASGTANPGELVSSVNRTNTAATMNGLTRPVPSRPWEQQQTYGSTYGGGYGSNLGMNSGYGSGTYGSGLGGYGSSYGGGMYGGSSMYNRGGYGGGGMYGSSGMYGGGGMYNSSFGGGYGMGMGTGMGMGMGVGMGMSPYGGQDPNDPFNQPPSPPGFWISFLRVMQGAVNFFGRVAMLIDQNTQAFHMFMSALLQLFDRGGMLYGELARFVLRMLGVRTKPRKMQQPPQGPNGLPLPHQPHGNQNFIEGPKGGAAPGGGGWDNVWGN, from the exons ATGGCTACATCAG GTGGAAGTCCTCCTAAGCCTTGGGAACAAGAAgggaacaacaacaacacatctGGGCCTAAGCCTTTCAGGCCTCCTTCGAACACCAGCACTGCTGATTCCGTCGAGGCCTCTGGCACAGCGAATCCTGGCGAGCTGGTCTCGTCTGTTAACAGGACTAACACAGCCGCTACAATGAATGGATTGACTAGGCCTGTGCCGAGTAGGCCTTGGGAGCAGCAGCAAACCTATGGAAGCACTTACGGTGGTGGTTATGGTTCAAACCTAGGTATGAACTCCGGGTACGGTTCAGGTACATATGGTTCAGGGTTAGGTGGGTATGGTTCGTCGTATGGGGGTGGGATGTATGGTGGTAGTAGCATGTATAATAGAGGAGggtatggtggtggtgggatGTATGGGAGTTCAGGGAtgtatggtggtggtgggatGTATAACAGCAGTTTTGGTGGTGGTTATGGTATGGGTATGGGGACTGGTATGGGTATGGGGATGGGTGTGGGGATGGGAATGAGTCCTTATGGTGGTCAAGATCCTAATGATCCTTTTAATCAGCCTCCATCTCCTCCAGGCTTCTGGATATCGTTTCTCCGCGTG ATGCAAGGTGCTGTGAATTTCTTTGGCCGTGTAGCGATGCTGATAGACCAAAACACACAGGCGTTTCATATGTTCATGTCTGCTCTTCTTCAG CTATTTGATCGTGGTGGTATGTTATATGGAGAGTTAGCAAGATTTGTATTGCGTATGCTTGGTGTGAGAACAAAGCCTAGAAAGATGCAGCAGCCGCCACAAGGGCCTAATGGACTCCCTTTACCACACCAGCCACATGGAAACCAGAACTTCATTGAGGGTCCTAAAGGTGGGGCTGCACCAGGTGGTGGTGGTTGGGACAATGTATGGGGTAACTAA
- the LOC106389002 gene encoding uncharacterized protein LOC106389002, with product MAASANPPGNNQEGSSAAQKVTSSSPAANGAAVKSVDNGGNTTVDNSETISALRHNPGISVDWTHEEQSLLEDLLAKYASEPTIVRYAKIAMKMKDKTVRDVALRCRWMTKKENGKRRKEDHSSRKSKDKKEKTTDSSAKSSSHMNVHPNGPSYPPPMMPIDTDDGISFKAIGGVSGDLLEQNAQMFNQVSTNFSAFQIHENVNILCKARDNILSILNDLNDMPEVMKQMPPLPVKVNEELANSILPRPPHQKKS from the exons ATGGCGGCGAGCGCGAATCCGCCGGGGAACAATCAGGAAGGTTCGTCGGCGGCGCAGAAGGTGACGTCTTCATCTCCGGCGGCGAATGGAGCTGCTGTAAAATCGGTGGATAATGGTGGCAATACGACGGTGGATAATTCAGAGACGATAAGCGCGTTGAGGCATAATCCAGGGATCTCTGTTGATTGGACTCATGAGGAGCAGTCGTTGCTGGAAGATTTGCTCGCAAA GTACGCGTCAGAGCCTACGATTGTTCGTTATGCCAAGATTGCTATGAAGATGAAGGATAAAACTGTTAGGGATGTTGCTTTGCGTTGTAGATGGATGACT AAAAAGGAAAATGGAAAGCGTAGGAAAGAAGATCATTCGTCAAGGAAGAGCAAAGATAAGAAA GAAAAGACAACAGACTCTTCAGCCAAATCCTCATCTCATATGAATGTGCATCCGAATGGTCCTTCATATCCTCCTCCTATGATGCCTATAGATACTGATGATGGCATTTCATTTAAAG CTATTGGTGGTGTGAGTGGAGATCTTCTCGAACAAAATGCTCAGATGTTCAACCAAGTTTCCACAAACTTCTCAGCTTTCCAG ATACATGAGAACGTCAATATCTTGTGCAAAGCTAGGGACAACATCCTCTCAATCTTGAACGA CTTGAATGACATGCCAGAGGTTATGAAGCAGATGCCACCACTTCCTGTGAAGGTGAACGAAGAGCTGGCTAACTCAATCCTCCCTCGCCCGCCTCATCAAAAGAAGTCATGA
- the LOC106385682 gene encoding cytochrome b561 and DOMON domain-containing protein At3g07570: protein MKLCSVSFISSLIALQLLPLFTIVNGQQATDSCNSTLPLKDLAFDSSHLQCVEVWRVQNYILRYARTVENTWSFILSAPDSSAYIGIGFSTTGKMVGSSAVVGWITSDSRSGSAKQYLLGGTSPGEVIPDQGDLKIINGSLKIESVSSRLYLSFQLTAELPRERLLYARGPAEFFPSSPDFRLREHQFMTTTTINYNTGPAAFGPTMSPGPGSSPPSPSSAYGLSPSLLFFFMGLVALKF, encoded by the exons ATGAAGCTTTGTTCTGTTTCTTTCATCTCCAGCTTAATAGCTCTTCAGCTTCTACCTCTATTCACCATAGTTAATGGTCAGCAAGCTACGGATTCGTGCAATTCAACTCTACCTCTCAAGGACCTCGCCTTCGACTCGAGCCACCTTCAATGCGTGGAAGTTTGGAGAGTCCAGAATTACATCCTCCGA TATGCTAGAACGGTGGAAAACACATGGAGTTTCATCTTATCGGCGCCTGATTCCAGTGCCTACATCGGGATCGGATTCTCGACCACCGGTAAGATGGTCGGAAGCAGCGCAGTGGTCGGGTGGATTACTTCCGACAGCAGGAGCGGAAGCGCGAAACAGTACTTGCTCGGAGGGACATCACCTGGTGAAGTGATACCTGACCAAGGAGATCTCAAGATCATCAACGGCTCGTTAAAGATTGAGTCAGTGTCGTCGCGTCTTTACCTGAGTTTCCAATTGACGGCGGAGCTGCCGCGGGAGAGGCTTCTTTACGCTAGGGGACCTGCCGAATTCTTCCCATCTTCGCCGGACTTTAGGTTGAGAGAACACCAGTTCATGACCACCACGACCATTAATTATAATACAG GACCTGCTGCATTTGGACCAACCATGTCTCCAGGTCCAGGGTCGTCCCCGCCTTCTCCTTCATCTGCCTACGGCCTCTCaccctctcttctcttctttttcatgGGCCTCGTAGCTCtcaaattttag
- the LOC106385957 gene encoding small nuclear ribonucleoprotein SmD1a-like, with protein sequence MATNPGIEICRIITGVDVSMNTHLKTVKMSLKGKNPVTMDHLSLRGNNIRYFILPDSLNLETLLVEDTPRLKPKKPVAGKPVGRGRGRGGRGRGGARGGRGR encoded by the exons ATGGCCACAAACCCTGGAATTGAAATCTG TAGAATCATCACTG GTGTTGATGTGAGCATGAACACTCACTTGAAGACGGTTAAAATGAGCCTTAAAGGGAAGAACCCAGTGACAATGGATCATCTAAGCTTGAGGGGTAACAACATACGCTACTTCATTCTTCCTGATAGCTTGAATCTGGAGACTTTACTTGTTGAAGACACTCCTCGTCTTAAACCTAAGAAGCCTGTTGCTG gGAAGCCTGTTGGACGCGGCCGTGGACGTGGTGGTCGTGGCCGCGGTGGTGCTCGTGGAGGCAGAGGTCGTTAA
- the LOC106386863 gene encoding heavy metal-associated isoprenylated plant protein 16-like — protein MKQKILIRISMTDDKTRAKAMKTAVQFQGVLGAEIKGDHRNQIEVTGVEVDMICLTNTLRKKVAFAELVSVNKVEPPKKPEEKKPEPCYQPWHYVYGVPSSYPHPCDPYGYIGKGYTEEPVYNHEPNCKIM, from the exons ATGAAG CAAAAGATCCTGATAAGAATCTCTATGACTGATGATAAAACACGAGCAAAAGCAATGAAAACTGCGGTTCAATTTCAAG GCGTGTTAGGTGCGGAAATAAAGGGAGACCACAGGAACCAGATTGAAGTGACCGGTGTTGAAGTCGACATGATCTGTCTAACCAACACACTGAGGAAGAAAGTAGCCTTTGCAGAGCTTGTAAGCGTAAACAAAGTCGAACCACCAAAGAAACCCGAGGAGAAAAAGCCAGAGCCATGTTATCAACCATGGCACTATGTATATGGTGTGCCATCTTCCTATCCACACCCATGTGATCCCTACGGGTATATCGGAAAGGGTTACACCGAGGAACCCGTCTACAATCACGAACCCAATTGCAAGATCATGTGA
- the LOC106385680 gene encoding arogenate dehydratase/prephenate dehydratase 2, chloroplastic, protein MAVHTVRSPATHLHTGTSRNISPSHRNPNDAIRFSFRSPKLRRFISVSSSLREGSEHGKKNSVRALEVKNIPEESPLLPKPLSSNQLAEPVSNGSRVRVAYQGVRGAYSESAAEKAYPNCEAVPCEEFDTAFEAVERWLVDRAVLPIENSLGGSIHRNYDLLLRHNLHIVGEVKLAVRHCLLANHGVKLDGLRRVLSHPQALAQCENTLTRLGLVREAVDDTAGAAKLIALEGLSDAAAVASAKAAEIYGLSIVAEDIQDDSDNVTRFLMLAREPIIPGTNRLFKTSIVFSLEEGPGVLFKALAVFALRQINLTKMESRPLRKTPLRASGGLKYFDYLFYVDFEASMADEVAQNALRHLEEFATFLRVLGSYPVDTTML, encoded by the exons ATGGCGGTGCACACTGTTCGATCACCCGCCACTCATCTTCACACTGGAACCTCCAGAAACATCTCACCATCCCATCGCAATCCAAACGACGCCATCCGATTCAGCTTCAGATCACCAAAACTACGCCGTTTCATATCTGTATCGTCGTCACTCCGTGAAGGCAGCGAACATGGCAAAAAAAACTCCGTCAGAGCTCTGGAAGTAAAGAATATTCCGGAAGAATCACCTCTCCTTCCta AGCCCTTATCATCAAACCAGCTCGCGGAACCTGTCTCCAACGGCTCCCGTGTTCGTGTAGCCTATCAG GGAGTAAGAGGTGCGTACAGTGAATCAGCAGCTGAGAAGGCATATCCAAATTGCGAAGCTGTTCCCTGCGAAGAGTTTGACACTGCTTTTGAG GCGGTTGAGCGGTGGCTTGTTGACCGAGCAGTTTTGCCAATTGAGAACTCTTTGGGTGGAAGCATCCATCGAAACTACGATCTTTTGCTGAGACACAATCTGCATATTGTTGGGGAAGTTAAGTTAGCTGTTCGCCACTGTTTGTTGGCTAACCATGGTGTAAAGCTTGACGGTTTGAGAAGAGTGTTAAGCCATCCACAG GCTCTAGCTCAATGTGAAAACACGTTGACTAGATTGGGATTGGTCAGAGAAGCGGTAGATGACACTGCTGGTGCTGCAAAG CTAATTGCATTAGAAGGTTTGAGTGATGCAGCAGCAGTTGCCAGCGCCAAAGCTGCAGAGATATATGGATTGAGCATAGTTGCTGAAGATATCCAG GATGACTCTGATAACGTGACAAGGTTTCTGATGCTCGCAAGGGAACCTATTATCCCTGGAACTAACAGGCTTTTTAAG ACAAGTATAGTTTTCTCGTTAGAGGAAGGGCCTGGAGTGCTTTTCAAAGCACTTGCTGTGTTTGCCCTTAGGCAAATCAATCTCACAAAG ATGGAAAGCCGACCTTTAAGGAAAACCCCTCTGCGAGCATCTGGTGGGCTAAA ATACTTTGATTATCTTTTCTATGTGGACTTTGAAGCATCCATGGCTGATGAAGTTGCTCAAAACGCACTTAGGCATCTCGAG GAATTTGCTACTTTTTTGCGGGTACTGGGAAGCTATCCAGTGGACACAACAATGCTCTAA
- the LOC106389001 gene encoding uncharacterized protein LOC106389001 produces the protein MKVAEKIVILWNESDGFAATIADALSTNPTSSLRKLEEQIHLPLANYGIEDGGSGGSVVHFVDEDGAYQVSVFLLRSYEPPALVCAMNELLDMITRESSALPTIVAPFFVAASKLKFNNKSLEASSRKASLRYVQVGPETEATRLFATRVEKPPPLMQILHEPLSCLLHLARVKCLPTSILIGQRSSSVSHTALNEELQVIHETGELVASWTGLCFARDRIKWSASKTSKEEESPWRALYG, from the exons ATGAAAGTAGCGGAGAAGATTGTCATCCTCTGGAATGAATCCGACGGATTCGCGGCGACCATCGCCGATGCTCTGAGCACTAATCCAACCTCCTCTCTTCGTAAACT AGAAGAGCAGATCCACCTTCCGTTGGCTAATTACGGAATCGAAGACGGCGGAAGCGGCGGGAGTGTCGTTCACTTCGTCGATGAAGATGGAGCTTATCAG gtctctgtttttcttcttcggagcTATGAGCCTCCTGCGCTAGTGTGTGCAATGAACGAACTGCTTGACATGATTACAAGGGAATCATCGGCTCTGCCGACTATTGTGGCTCCTTTCTTTGTGGCGGCATCTAAGCTTAAGTTCAATAACAAGTCCCTTGAAGCAAGCAGCAGAAAAGCTAGTCTTCGTTACGTTCAAGTTGGTCCAGAAACAGAAGCTACCAGGCTGTTTGCTACTCGCGTCGAGAAACCACCACCGTTGATGCAGATCCTTCATGAGCCTTTGTCATGCTTGCTTCATCTAGCTCGTGTCAAATGCTTGCCTACTTCCATTCTCATAGGGCAGAGAAGTAGTAGCGTATCTCATACAGCACTAAACGAAGAGCTTcag GTGATCCATGAAACAGGGGAGCTTGTGGCTAGTTGGACCGGACTGTGTTTTGCAAGAGACAGAATCAAGTGGAGCGCATCAAAGACGTCAAAAGAAGAGGAAAGTCCATGGAGAGCTCTTTACGGATAA
- the LOC106389000 gene encoding zinc finger protein CONSTANS-LIKE 9-like, protein MGYMCDFCGDQRSMVYCRSDSACLCLSCDRSVHSANALSKRHSRTLVCERCNAQPATVRCVEERVSLCQNCDWSGHNNNSTSSNDHKRQTISCYSGCPSSSELASIWSFCSELAGESACEQEMGMMNIDDDGQTKQNCNEDKKDETSSAAQATNASFAKDVGVSEDDFYGNLGMDEVDLALDNYEELFGTAFNTSVHLFGQGGVDSLFQKHQQAAAPEGGNLVQPAESNDDSFMSSKTEPIICYTSKPAHSNISFSGVTGESSAGDFQECGASSSVQLTGEPPWHPQTSQSVTRNNAVMRYKEKKKARKFDKRVRYASRKARADVRRRVKGRFVKAGEAYDYDPLTPTRSY, encoded by the exons ATGGGTTACATGTGTGACTTCTGTGGTGACCAAAGATCAATGGTGTACTGCCGATCAGATTCAGCTTGTCTCTGCCTCTCCTGTGACCGGAGTGTTCATTCAGCAAACGCATTATCCAAACGACATTCTCGTACTCTTGTCTGCGAGAGATGCAATGCACAGCCTGCCACAGTTAGGTGTGTTGAAGAAAGAGTCTCACTCTGTCAAAACTGTGATTGGTCAGGCCACAACAACAACTCTACTTCTTCAAATGATCACAAGAGGCAAACCATAAGCTGCTACTCTGGTTGTCCTTCAAGCTCAGAGCTCGCCTCTATCTGGTCTTTTTGCTCGGAACTAGCAGGAGAATCCGCTTGTGAACAAGAGATGGGTATGATGAATATAGACGATGATGGTCAGACCAAACAAAACTGTAATGAGGATAAGAAAGATGAAACCAGTTCTGCAGCACAAGCAACAAATGCATCATTTGCTAAG GATGTTGGAGTGAGTGAAGATGACTTTTATGGGAACTTGGGTATGGATGAAGTTGACTTGGCTCTTGATAACTACGAAGAGCTCTTTGGAACAGCCTTTAACACCTCGGTACATCTCTTTGGACAAGGTGGAGTCGATAGTCTTTTCCAGAAACATCAACAAGCAGCTGCTCCTGAG GGAGGGAATCTGGTGCAGCCAGCTGAGAGTAATGATGACTCGTTCATGAGTTCTAAAACGGAGCCAATCATTTGCTACACGTCGAAGCCAGCACATTCAAACATATCTTTCTCTGGAGTCACAGGAGAAAGCAGTGCTGGAGATTTTCAAGAATGTGGTGCATCATCTTCCGTGCAGCTCACGGGTGAGCCACCATGGCATCCCCAAACATCACAGTCAGTAACCCGTAATAACGCGGTTATGCGTTACAAGGAAAAGAAGAAGGCTCGCAA GTTTGATAAGAGAGTGAGGTATGCTTCTCGGAAAGCAAGAGCTGATGTGAGAAGGCGTGTAAAGGGGAGATTTGTTAAAGCTGGTGAGGCTTATGACTACGACCCACTCACCCCAACCAGAAGCTATTAA
- the LOC106388999 gene encoding transmembrane emp24 domain-containing protein p24beta2 yields the protein MMFVRSRNCPSVKTGSFVSESERTLPFSPTVFFLRSTSPLFLFSSLIEHIWKMSLKATIVLLGLVWSFQAALGIRFVIDREECFSHKAEYEGDTLHVSFVVIKSDSQWHFNEDGVDLVIHGPTGEQVHDFREQISAKHDFVVQKKGVYRFCFTNKSPYHETIDFDVQLGHFAYYDQHAKDEHFTPLMEQISKLEEALYNIQFEQHWLEAQTDRQAIVNENMSKRAVHKALFESFALIGASVLQVYLLRRLFERKLGMSRV from the exons ATGATGTTTGTCCGGTCGCGAAACTGCCCCTCAGTCAAAACAGGCTCCTTCGTGTCCGAATCTGAACGAACTCTCCCTTTCTCTCCCACCGTCTTCTTTCTCCGATCAACATCCCCACTTTTTCTTTTCTCGTCACTCATCGAGCATATTTGGAAG ATGAGCTTGAAGGCTACGATCGTACTATTAGGCCTCGTATGGAGTTTCCAGGCAGCGTTAGGTATCAGATTCGTGATAGACAGAGAAGAATGCTTCTCCCACAAGGCTGAATACGAAGGCGACACCCTCCACGTCTCCTTCGTCGTCATCAAGTCCGATTCCCAATGGCATTTCAACGAAGACGGTGTAGATCTCGTG ATACACGGCCCGACAGGGGAGCAAGTTCATGACTTCAGGGAGCAGATTAGCGCCAAGCACGACTTCGTTGTCCAGAAGAAAGGAGTTTACCGTTTTTGTTTCACGAACAAGTCTCCTTATCATGAAACCATTGACTTCGATGTGCAGCTTGGTCACTTTGCGTACTACGATCAGCACGCAAAGGACG AGCATTTCACTCCGTTGATGGAGCAGATATCGAAGTTAGAGGAGGCTCTTTACAATATTCAGTTTGAACAGCATTGGTTAGAGGCTCAGACTGATCGTCAAGCCATTG TGAATGAGAATATGAGCAAGAGAGCAGTACACAAAGCTTTGTTCGAGTCGTTTGCGTTGATAGGGGCAAGTGTACTTCAAGTTTATCTTCTGCGTCGTTTGTTTGAACGCAAACTCGGCATGTCTCGTGTCTAA
- the LOC106388996 gene encoding thymidine kinase a: MATLNNDTSRDVTADQKLRGSGAIHVIMGPMFSGKSTSLLRRIKSEISLGRSVAMVKSSKDTRYAKDSVVTHDGIGFPCWAIPDLMSFPDMFGQDAYDKLDVIGIDEAQFFGDLYDFCCKAADNDGKTVIVAGLDGDYLRRRFGAVLDIVPIADSVTKLTARCEVCGQKAFFTLRKTCDTKTELLGGADVYMPVCRKHYVNNRIVIKASKKVLDSDKERAKPCVETVDADPSITGY, from the exons ATGGCCACCCTCAACAATGACACCTCTAGAGATGTTACCGCCGATCAGAAACTTCGAGGTTCCGGTGCGATTCATGTTATCATGGGTCCGATGTTTTCTGGGAAATCAACCTCTCTCCTCCGCCGAATCAAGTCAGAGATCAGCCTCGGAAG AAGCGTTGCGATGGTGAAATCGAGCAAGGACACGAGATATGCTAAAGATTCAGTGGTGACTCACGACGGAATTGGATTCCCTTGTTGGGCTATTCCAGATCTTATGTCGTTTCCAGACATGTTCGGACAAGATGCTTATGACAAG CTTGATGTGATTGGTATTGATGAGGCTCAGTTCTTTGGAGATCTTTATGACTTCTGCTGCAAAGCAGCTGATAACGATGGCAAAACTGTGATTGTGGCAGGCCTTGATGGTGATTACTTAAG GAGGAGATTTGGTGCTGTTCTTGATATCGTACCAATAGCTGATTCTGTGACGAAGCTAACTGCGAGGTGTGAGGTTTGTGGGCAGAAAGCTTTCTTCACTCTGAGAAAGACTTGTGACACCAAAACTGAGCTGCTTGGTGGTGCTGACGTCTATATGCCGGTTTGTCGCAAGCACTACGTTAACAATCGAATTGTTATCAAAGCTTCAAAGAAAGTGTTGGATTCTGACAAGGAAAGAGCTAAGCCCTGTGTGGAGACAGTTGATGCTGACCCATCTATAACTGGCTATTGA
- the LOC106388995 gene encoding heterogeneous nuclear ribonucleoprotein 1-like, with amino-acid sequence MQSDSGKLFIGGISWDTNEERLKEYFSSFGEVIEAVILKDRTTGRARGFGFVVFADPAVAETVITEKHNIDGRLVEAKKAVPRDDQNTATRSNSSSLQGSPGGRTRKIFVGGLPSSITESDFKTYFEQFGTTTDVVVMYDHNTQRPRGFGFITYDSEEAVEKVLLKTFHELNGKMVEVKRAVPKELSPSPARSSPLGAGYSYGVSRVNNLLNGYAQGFSPGGYGLRMDGRFSPIGAGRSGFASFGGSGYGQGLPTGFTGGSSFNGNVDYGRGMSPYYIGNTNRFGYEGGSGGGGNSSFFSSNLWGNNGGRSYNNNAANSNSNTYMGGGSTSGNNTLNGPFGNWGAPGGGGNSGVGNENLNFGYGGNGESGFGLGGARNIGPPSKAAPSSSFSSASAGYDGAGLAEFYGNGAVYSDPTWRSSAPETEGPASFSYGIGGGGGGPSSDVSARSSSPGYVGSYSVNKRQPNRGIAT; translated from the exons ATGCAATCAGACAGTGGAAAGCTCTTCATCGGCGGGATATCGTGGGACACCAACGAGGAACGTCTCAAGGAGTATTTCAGCAGCTTTGGTGAAGTCATCGAAGCTGTGATCTTGAAAGATCGCACCACTGGTCGTGCACGTGGCTTCGGCTTTGTAGTCTTTGCTGATCCAGCTGTTGCAGAGACTGTTATAACTGAAAAACATAACATTGATGGAAGATTG gttGAAGCCAAGAAGGCTGTTCCTAGAGACGACCAAAACACAGCAACTAGAAGCAACAGCAGTAGCCTCCAAGGATCACCAGGAGGTCGCACAAGGAAGATCTTCGTTGGAGGGTTACCTTCTTCTATCACTGAGAGCGACTTCAAAACCTATTTTGAGCAGTTTGGGACGACTACAGACGTGGTTGTTATGTACGACCACAACACGCAAAGGCCTAGAGGCTTCGGATTCATAACTTATGACTCCGAGGAGGCCGTTGAGAAAGTGCTGCTCAAGACGTTCCATGAACTCAACGGTAAAATGGTTGAGGTCAAGCGAGCTGTTCCTAAGGAGTTGTCTCCGAGTCCAGCTCGCAGCAGCCCGCTTGGAGCTGGCTACAGCTATGGAGTTAGTAGAGTCAACAACCTCCTTAATGGATATGCTCAAGGGTTTAGCCCCGGAGGCTATGGGCTTAGGATGGATGGTAGGTTTAGTCCCATTGGTGCTGGGAGAAGCGGGTTTGCGAGTTTTGGTGGGTCTGGATATGGGCAGGGGTTGCCCACAGGGTTCACTGGAGGTTCTAGTTTTAATGGGAACGTAGACTATGGGAGAGGGATGAGCCCTTACTACATTGGTAACACGAACCGGTTTGGTTATGAAGGAGGCAGTGGAGGAGGAGGGAACTCGTCTTTCTTCAGTTCGAACCTTTGGGGAAACAATGGGGGTCGTAGCTATAACAACAACGCTGCAAACTCCAACTCCAATACATACATGGGAGGAGGATCAACAAGTGGGAACAACACGCTTAACGGTCCATTTGGTAACTGGGGTGCTCCTGGAGGAGGAGGGAACAGTGGTGTTGGTAACGAGAATTTGAACTTTGGTTATGGAGGAAACGGTGAATCTGGTTTTGGGTTGGGAGGAGCAAGGAACATAGGGCCTCCTAGCAAGGCAGCACCATCGTCTTCATTCTCTTCTGCCTCGGCGGGTTATGATGGAGCAGGACTTGCAGAGTTTTATGGGAATGGTGCAGTTTATAGTGATCCCACGTGGAGATCATCAGCTCCTGAGACAGAAGGGCCTGCATCTTTTAGCTATGGgattggaggaggaggaggaggtccTTCTTCGGATGTTTCAGCTAGAAGTTCATCTCCAGGTTATGTTGGTAGTTACAGTGTGAACAAGAGACAACCAAACAGAG GAATTGCTACTTAG